The Polyangiaceae bacterium genome includes the window GGGCGCAAGCCATCTCCGTCGCGACCCGAGGCAGGCGAGGTTCCCGCGCTCGCGTCGTGGATTTCGTGCTGCCCTCAGGCCAGCGCGCCCACGAGCGCGCGGTAGAGCACTGCATTTCCGCGCAGCGATAGCGCTCCCGCGCTGGCGCAGACGAAAACGGCTTGTCCTCGAGAGATGGGTTGCTCCTCGCCTGCGGCCGCGACGCTGGCTTCACCTTCCAGGCACAACCAAATCTCCGGACCCGGGCGCGCGCGGCGTAGCTCCAGCGTCTCGACCAACTCCACGCGTTCCAGACAGAACTCTCGTGCCGGGGTTTCGTAGCGCTGCCTTCCGTCCTGCGCGATCACCGAAACGGGGGCGGGAACGAGAGGGCGAAAGTCGAGCACCTTCATCAATTCGGGCACGTCCACGTGCTTGACCGTCAGTCCCCCACGCAGCACGTTGTCGCTGCTGGCCATGATCTCCACGCCCGCGCCTTCCAGGTACGCGTGCAAATTGCCTGCGGGCAGATAGATGGCCTGACCCGGTTGCAGACGAAGCACGTTGAGCAAGAGACTCGTCACCACGCCGATGTCGCCAGGGTAGAGTTCCGCGAGTCGAAGGGCCCACATGAACGAGTCGGCAAAAGACGCTTTCGCTGCTTGGCGCCTGCACGCCGCCAAGGTTCGGTTCACCAACGCTTTGCGTGCACCGTCACCCAGGGCGTAGAGGCCCTGAAAAACCCCGCGTAGGCCGTCGGGCTCCACGACGCGTTCGGCCAGCACGTCCAGTTCGGGGTCGGCCAACTGCCGCAGCAAAGCGCTCGTCTCGGCCACGGGTCGAAACCCACACAGCGCATCGAACTCGGTCAGCGCGCACAACAGCTCTGGCTTGTGGCTGTCGTCGCGGTAGCAGCGGTGGGGCGCATCACGTGGAACGCCTGCCCGTTCTTCAGCTTCGAATCCCGCGCGCGCCTGCTCGGCATTGGGATGCGCCTGCAGTGATAGCGGCTGCGCGGCTGCCA containing:
- the manA gene encoding mannose-6-phosphate isomerase, class I, whose translation is MGRVKAWRTVHLTLLKNPIQTYAWGSRSVIASLEGRAVPSDEPEAELWIGAHPSAPSLVLGNSDPTPLPQWIAARSSPCLGAAEAELGSRLPFLLKVLAAAQPLSLQAHPNAEQARAGFEAEERAGVPRDAPHRCYRDDSHKPELLCALTEFDALCGFRPVAETSALLRQLADPELDVLAERVVEPDGLRGVFQGLYALGDGARKALVNRTLAACRRQAAKASFADSFMWALRLAELYPGDIGVVTSLLLNVLRLQPGQAIYLPAGNLHAYLEGAGVEIMASSDNVLRGGLTVKHVDVPELMKVLDFRPLVPAPVSVIAQDGRQRYETPAREFCLERVELVETLELRRARPGPEIWLCLEGEASVAAAGEEQPISRGQAVFVCASAGALSLRGNAVLYRALVGALA